The following are from one region of the Micrococcus flavus genome:
- a CDS encoding IS5 family transposase (programmed frameshift), with product MSRFQMLSDTQWELIAPMLPTRTGRAGRPFADARTMVEAIIYRYRCGIPWRDLPEVYGPWQTVWTWHRRMAEEGTWDAVLARLTTAADAEGLIDWSVSVDSTIARAHQHATNITRLTGAGSNYKNPRNEPADHGIGRSRGGLSTKIHQLVDGTGLPLVSLITPGQAGDSPMLLPLLGQLRVTRPAGRPRTRPEAVLGDKAYSSRAIRTHLRARGIKAVIPEPADQQGHRRRRGARGGRPVSLDADAYKGRNVIERQYAHLKQWRGLATRYDKYAIIYRAAVVLNAVLAWSKRLSDMP from the exons ATGTCCCGGTTCCAGATGCTCTCTGACACCCAATGGGAGTTGATCGCCCCGATGCTCCCGACCCGGACCGGCCGCGCCGGCAGGCCGTTCGCCGACGCCCGCACCATGGTGGAGGCGATCATCTACCGATACAGGTGCGGGATCCCCTGGAGGGACCTGCCCGAGGTCTACGGGCCCTGGCAGACCGTATGGACGTGGCATCGGCGCATGGCCGAAGAGGGCACCTGGGATGCGGTGCTGGCGAGGCTGACAACTGCCGCGGACGCCGAAGGCCTGATCGATTGGTCCGTCTCGGTGGACTCCACGATCGCCCGCGCACATCAGCACGCGACGAACATCACCCGCCTCACA GGGGCTGGATCGAACTACAAGAATCCGCGTAACGAGCCGGCCGATCACGGCATCGGGCGCTCACGTGGAGGGCTGAGCACGAAGATCCATCAGCTCGTGGACGGGACCGGGCTGCCGCTGGTCAGCCTGATCACCCCCGGCCAGGCAGGGGACTCCCCGATGCTGCTGCCCCTACTGGGGCAGCTGCGCGTGACCCGGCCGGCAGGCCGGCCCCGGACCCGCCCCGAGGCCGTGCTGGGCGACAAGGCGTACTCCTCCCGGGCGATCCGCACCCACCTACGCGCCCGTGGGATCAAAGCGGTCATCCCCGAACCGGCCGACCAGCAGGGCCACCGCAGACGCCGCGGTGCCCGCGGCGGGCGCCCCGTCAGCCTCGACGCGGACGCCTACAAGGGCCGCAACGTCATCGAGCGTCAGTACGCTCACCTGAAGCAGTGGCGGGGTCTGGCGACCCGGTATGACAAGTACGCGATCATCTACAGGGCCGCTGTGGTCCTAAATGCTGTGCTCGCATGGTCAAAACGATTGTCAGACATGCCCTAG
- a CDS encoding toll/interleukin-1 receptor domain-containing protein — protein MPSEERTFAPVARQAEQIARSYPDRRDIFLCHAWDDRQEAALELHDLLRTYGATVWFSEYDVGLGKSLLTEIDKGLRSSRVGIVLVTPSMLTTLDRATGIASKELAALLATDRVIPLAHGTDFDALREVSPLLGARSGLTTGDALSLEEAAKKIAAATAAQEND, from the coding sequence ATGCCAAGCGAGGAGCGGACGTTTGCGCCTGTGGCGCGCCAGGCAGAGCAGATCGCACGGAGCTACCCGGATCGCCGTGACATCTTCCTCTGCCACGCCTGGGACGATCGGCAGGAAGCTGCCCTAGAGCTGCACGATCTGCTCCGGACCTATGGCGCGACGGTGTGGTTTAGCGAGTACGACGTGGGCCTCGGTAAGTCGCTGCTCACGGAAATCGATAAGGGTCTTCGGAGTTCTCGAGTCGGGATTGTGTTGGTGACCCCGTCAATGCTGACCACTCTGGACAGGGCTACGGGCATCGCGAGCAAGGAGCTGGCGGCATTGCTGGCCACGGACCGAGTGATCCCGCTGGCGCACGGGACGGACTTCGACGCCCTTCGCGAGGTGAGCCCTCTGCTCGGTGCCCGGTCTGGCCTAACCACGGGGGACGCTCTTTCGTTGGAGGAAGCTGCCAAGAAGATCGCCGCCGCGACGGCTGCCCAAGAAAACGACTGA
- a CDS encoding DEAD/DEAH box helicase → MRYTLKDYQAQAVEQVLNRLHRARKNYQDDGVLSQFSLAAATGAGKTVMAAAIIEALFFGSDQYTEDIAPDPGATVLWFSDDPDLNDQSRARIHAASSELDGRLRTVENSFAETTFASGQVYFLNAQKLRDGARLVRGTQDPANAATPVMAAPDMAQRTIYDVIANTVATPGRTLYFILDEAHRGMKTTKKNDQERATIVQRLINGTALAPAMPIVLGISATVERFTQAMAHATDRDALSPVQVDPALVQASGLLKDDVVLTIPEEAGAFDTTLLREAVARTKASTRAWAAYAAEQGEPNPVVPLLVVQVADKPSDEHLSRILDVIHQEWPELRPQDIAHVFGTHTDRHLPGQIVNYIAPQRVQETTHIRVLLAMEAISTGWDCPRAEVLMSFRTYKDATYVHQLLGRMVRTPLARRIPGNEVLNSIDCFLPHFDKTTSTAIAQTLMRGQSDMDDTTSDPGKQAARRVLFDPVTLTPNPAVAEDVWAVFDTLPSMNIPQGATKPLKRLDILANALSHDGLLPGAVKTAAHTMCKLLDGCRVQYSEQIAAARQDVLTLSAQRLTGRLGTTTLSTTSLELLADDRAIEEAAAAAARTLTGWIAGAYIDHIVPEDEEDLDLREGDIIIASLARTSEVVADLEAKADKLVQDWLSQYRVQINGLTDERQAVYDRVREMARRPERVDLTRPKLAQADQQERLPDGSERPLPTRTLHLMAAEDGTAPVDLNAWERQVLDSEAAEPSFRGWYRNPSRASKQSLAIPYQDGTGQWQALRPDFLFFHTNQDGTIRADIVDPHGTHLADALPKLRGLADYAQAHGDAFGRIEAVAEIDGQLRVLDMKNDVVRAGVHAAQDAESLYKAAPAY, encoded by the coding sequence ATGCGTTACACCCTCAAGGACTACCAGGCCCAAGCCGTCGAGCAGGTCCTGAACCGGCTGCATCGGGCCAGGAAGAACTACCAGGACGACGGGGTCCTGTCCCAGTTTTCCCTGGCCGCGGCCACCGGGGCTGGCAAGACGGTGATGGCCGCGGCCATCATCGAGGCCCTGTTCTTCGGTTCCGACCAGTACACCGAGGACATCGCCCCCGATCCTGGGGCCACCGTGCTCTGGTTCTCCGATGACCCGGATCTGAACGATCAGTCCCGCGCCCGGATCCACGCCGCATCCTCCGAGCTCGACGGTCGGCTGCGCACCGTGGAGAACTCCTTCGCCGAGACCACCTTCGCCTCCGGCCAGGTGTACTTCCTCAACGCCCAGAAGCTGCGCGACGGGGCCCGCCTGGTGCGCGGTACCCAGGACCCCGCCAACGCCGCCACCCCGGTGATGGCCGCCCCCGACATGGCCCAACGCACCATCTACGACGTCATCGCCAACACCGTGGCCACCCCCGGACGAACCCTCTACTTCATCCTGGACGAGGCCCACCGGGGCATGAAGACCACCAAGAAGAACGACCAGGAACGGGCCACCATCGTCCAGCGCCTGATCAACGGCACCGCCCTGGCCCCGGCCATGCCGATCGTGCTCGGGATCTCCGCCACCGTAGAACGCTTCACCCAGGCCATGGCCCACGCCACCGACCGGGACGCACTCTCCCCCGTGCAGGTCGACCCCGCGCTCGTGCAGGCCTCCGGGCTGCTCAAGGACGATGTTGTCCTCACCATCCCCGAGGAAGCCGGCGCCTTCGACACCACGCTGCTGCGCGAGGCCGTGGCCCGCACGAAGGCTTCCACCAGGGCCTGGGCCGCCTATGCCGCCGAGCAGGGCGAACCGAACCCGGTGGTGCCACTACTGGTCGTGCAGGTCGCAGACAAACCCAGCGACGAGCACCTCTCACGAATCCTGGATGTCATCCACCAGGAGTGGCCCGAGCTGCGACCCCAGGACATCGCCCACGTCTTCGGCACCCACACCGACCGGCACCTGCCCGGCCAGATCGTCAACTACATCGCCCCACAGCGAGTGCAGGAAACCACGCACATCCGGGTGCTGCTGGCCATGGAGGCGATCTCCACCGGATGGGACTGCCCCAGGGCAGAGGTGCTGATGTCCTTCCGCACCTACAAGGACGCCACCTACGTCCACCAGCTGCTGGGCCGGATGGTCCGCACCCCCCTGGCCCGACGCATCCCAGGCAACGAGGTGCTCAACTCCATCGACTGCTTCCTGCCCCACTTCGACAAGACCACCTCCACCGCCATCGCCCAAACCTTGATGCGCGGACAGTCCGACATGGACGACACCACCTCCGACCCCGGCAAGCAGGCCGCCCGGCGGGTGCTGTTCGACCCGGTCACCCTGACACCGAACCCGGCGGTGGCAGAAGACGTGTGGGCGGTGTTCGACACCCTGCCCTCCATGAACATCCCCCAGGGCGCCACCAAACCGCTCAAGCGCCTGGACATCCTGGCCAACGCCCTCTCCCACGACGGGCTGCTGCCCGGGGCGGTCAAGACCGCCGCGCACACAATGTGCAAGCTCCTGGACGGATGCAGGGTCCAGTACTCCGAGCAGATCGCCGCGGCCCGCCAGGATGTGCTCACGCTGTCGGCCCAGCGGCTGACCGGCCGGCTGGGAACCACAACCCTGAGCACCACCAGCCTGGAACTGCTGGCCGATGACCGGGCCATCGAGGAGGCCGCTGCCGCGGCGGCCCGCACCCTCACCGGCTGGATCGCCGGGGCCTACATCGATCACATCGTCCCCGAGGACGAAGAGGATCTCGACTTGCGCGAAGGAGACATCATCATCGCCTCCCTGGCCCGCACCTCCGAGGTCGTCGCCGATCTGGAGGCCAAGGCCGACAAGCTCGTGCAGGACTGGCTGAGCCAGTACCGCGTGCAGATCAACGGCCTGACCGATGAGCGCCAGGCGGTGTATGACCGGGTGCGGGAGATGGCCCGTCGGCCTGAACGTGTGGACCTGACCCGCCCGAAGTTGGCCCAGGCCGACCAGCAGGAGCGCCTCCCTGATGGCAGCGAGCGTCCTCTGCCGACCCGCACTCTGCATTTGATGGCCGCCGAGGACGGCACCGCACCTGTGGATCTGAACGCCTGGGAGCGGCAGGTGCTGGACTCCGAAGCCGCCGAGCCCTCCTTCCGGGGCTGGTACCGCAACCCCTCCCGGGCCTCCAAGCAGTCTTTGGCGATCCCGTACCAGGACGGCACCGGCCAGTGGCAGGCCCTGCGCCCGGACTTCCTCTTCTTCCATACCAACCAGGACGGCACGATCCGCGCGGACATCGTGGACCCCCACGGCACGCACCTGGCCGACGCCTTGCCCAAGCTGCGAGGCCTGGCCGACTACGCCCAAGCACACGGGGACGCCTTCGGCCGGATCGAGGCCGTCGCTGAAATCGACGGCCAGCTGCGGGTGCTGGACATGAAGAACGACGTCGTCCGGGCCGGCGTCCACGCAGCCCAGGACGCTGAATCCCTGTACAAGGCCGCGCCCGCGTACTGA
- a CDS encoding recombinase family protein — MSIPPHPEQRTLPEPSAVVGYARVSTPGQAESLTEQRERLTELGAVRVFEDVASGSRADRPGLAAARDYLRPGDTLTVTRLDRLGRSMLDTLTTLHELAETGVRVRALDLDLDTGTAAGRMVVNVMSALAEYERQLLIERTHEGLAHARARGRVGGRRRVLTEEQVQAIETISEAGTLSVADLATMYGVSQRTITRVRAGAYRRNKADEGKGSHTLVVRTGV, encoded by the coding sequence ATGAGCATTCCCCCACACCCAGAGCAGCGGACCCTCCCCGAGCCCTCCGCCGTCGTCGGCTACGCTCGCGTCTCCACCCCCGGACAAGCCGAGTCCCTCACCGAGCAGCGCGAACGACTTACCGAGCTGGGGGCCGTGCGCGTGTTCGAGGACGTGGCCAGCGGCAGCCGCGCTGACCGGCCCGGCCTGGCCGCAGCCCGTGACTACCTCCGCCCCGGGGACACCCTCACCGTCACCCGCCTGGACCGGCTGGGCCGATCCATGCTCGACACCCTCACCACCCTGCACGAGCTGGCCGAGACCGGCGTGCGCGTCCGCGCCCTGGACCTCGACCTCGACACCGGCACCGCCGCCGGGCGCATGGTCGTGAACGTCATGTCCGCCCTGGCCGAGTACGAGCGGCAGCTCCTCATCGAGCGCACGCACGAAGGCCTGGCCCACGCCCGAGCGCGGGGCCGGGTCGGCGGACGCCGCCGCGTGCTCACCGAGGAACAAGTGCAGGCCATCGAGACCATCAGCGAGGCCGGCACACTCTCGGTCGCGGACCTGGCGACCATGTACGGCGTGAGCCAGCGAACCATCACGCGCGTACGCGCGGGTGCGTACCGCAGGAACAAGGCCGATGAGGGGAAGGGGAGTCACACCCTTGTAGTTCGCACAGGAGTGTGA
- a CDS encoding glutaredoxin domain-containing protein, which yields MSTEPAPVIVYSRPSCVQCTSTTRALDRRGIRYEVHEMTEDDAARFKAQGHMQAPVVVTEADTWAGFRPDKISTILAP from the coding sequence ATGAGCACCGAGCCCGCCCCCGTGATCGTCTACAGCCGCCCGTCATGCGTGCAGTGCACGAGCACGACGCGCGCGCTCGACAGGCGCGGCATCCGCTACGAGGTGCACGAGATGACCGAGGACGACGCGGCCCGCTTCAAGGCCCAGGGGCACATGCAGGCCCCCGTGGTCGTCACCGAGGCCGACACGTGGGCCGGATTCCGCCCGGACAAGATCAGCACGATCCTGGCCCCGTGA
- a CDS encoding ParA family protein has protein sequence MIENGNPLTLVALNSKGGVGKTTTTMMLAAAFTHAGRSVEVWDADPQGSASEWIEDATEAHGEALPIRYAAVNRATLGRKTSTADVLLIDTAPGDPGSQSAAVARADLVLVPTGAARLDLARVWATVDAVGQAVPSVVLLNRVDARTRTYTDTRAVLEAEGVPSFTTAIPRREAFNTVAGSWPTPAQLGPWADVAAEIQEMTQR, from the coding sequence ATGATCGAGAACGGGAATCCCCTGACGCTGGTGGCGTTGAACTCGAAGGGCGGCGTTGGCAAGACCACCACCACCATGATGCTTGCCGCCGCGTTCACCCACGCGGGCCGCAGCGTCGAGGTGTGGGACGCCGACCCCCAGGGCAGCGCGTCCGAGTGGATCGAGGACGCCACCGAGGCCCACGGCGAGGCCCTGCCGATCCGCTACGCGGCGGTCAACCGGGCGACGCTGGGCCGCAAGACCAGCACCGCGGACGTGCTGCTGATCGACACCGCCCCGGGCGACCCGGGCAGCCAGTCGGCCGCCGTGGCCCGCGCGGACCTCGTGCTCGTCCCGACCGGCGCCGCGCGGCTGGACCTGGCCCGCGTGTGGGCCACGGTGGACGCCGTAGGCCAGGCTGTGCCGTCCGTGGTGCTGCTGAACCGCGTGGACGCCCGCACGCGCACCTACACCGACACGCGCGCCGTGCTGGAGGCCGAGGGCGTGCCGTCCTTCACCACCGCGATCCCCCGCCGCGAGGCGTTCAACACCGTGGCCGGCTCGTGGCCGACCCCCGCCCAGCTTGGCCCGTGGGCCGATGTGGCCGCCGAGATTCAGGAGATGACCCAGCGATGA
- a CDS encoding recombinase family protein: protein MVGQTVAYVRVSSAEQNLDRQLEAVGECDRVFQDKISGSSRAKRTGLAELMKYVREGDLVKVASMDRLGRDTRDLYAIVDELTDKGCAVQFVSERITVDKSGTSPVDGLMLGILAAFAEFERRRIKERQAEGIALAKARGKYVQAPKMSDQNVEQARVMIEMGIPKAEVARTFGVSRQTLYTSLRRQASD, encoded by the coding sequence GTGGTTGGACAGACCGTGGCCTACGTGCGGGTCAGCTCGGCCGAGCAGAACCTGGATCGTCAGCTCGAGGCGGTGGGGGAGTGCGACCGCGTCTTCCAGGACAAGATCAGCGGCAGCTCGAGGGCTAAGCGCACCGGGTTGGCTGAGCTGATGAAGTACGTCCGCGAGGGGGACCTGGTGAAGGTCGCCTCGATGGACCGGCTGGGCCGGGACACCCGGGACCTGTACGCGATTGTGGACGAGCTCACCGACAAGGGGTGCGCGGTGCAGTTCGTGTCAGAGCGGATCACCGTGGACAAGTCCGGCACCTCCCCGGTGGACGGGCTCATGCTGGGCATCCTGGCGGCGTTCGCTGAGTTCGAGCGCCGGCGGATCAAGGAGCGTCAGGCCGAAGGCATCGCCCTAGCCAAGGCCCGCGGCAAGTACGTGCAAGCCCCGAAGATGTCTGATCAGAACGTGGAGCAGGCGCGCGTGATGATCGAGATGGGGATCCCGAAGGCCGAAGTGGCGCGCACGTTCGGGGTGAGCCGGCAGACCCTGTACACCTCGTTGCGCCGGCAAGCCTCTGACTGA
- a CDS encoding IS481 family transposase: protein MTHSNAPLTPTGRLRMVHRHLHDGIPQAHVAAEFRVSRPTVATWVARYRAEGEAGLQDRSCRPRRSPAQLDPEVVAQIQTLRRREKWSARRIHHHLVSEGHRVCLRTVGRWLHRLGISRLPDLAPTGEDLRQQPAQRITARGPGHMVHLDVKKIGRIPDGGGWRAHGRDSENARAAKRGPDRRVGYTYLHSAIDGYTRLAYTEALEDEKAVTTIGFFCRARAFFAAHGIRIDRVITDNGNNYRAVDFTRKVVSLGGRHHRIRPYTPRHNVKVERYNRLMVDEVLYARPYSSEQARREALAVWVNHYNYHRPHTSCGDAPPASLAPARVNNVMTSYS from the coding sequence ATCACCCACTCTAACGCACCCCTGACCCCCACCGGCCGACTCAGGATGGTCCACCGCCACCTGCACGACGGCATCCCGCAGGCACACGTGGCCGCCGAGTTCCGGGTGAGCCGGCCCACGGTGGCCACCTGGGTCGCCCGCTACCGCGCCGAGGGCGAGGCAGGACTGCAAGACCGCTCCTGCCGGCCGCGCCGTTCACCTGCCCAGCTCGACCCCGAGGTGGTGGCTCAGATCCAGACCCTGCGTCGCAGGGAGAAGTGGTCAGCCCGCCGCATCCATCACCACCTCGTCTCTGAAGGCCACCGGGTGTGCCTCCGAACGGTGGGCAGGTGGCTGCACCGGCTGGGCATCTCCCGGTTGCCAGACCTCGCGCCCACGGGTGAGGACCTGCGCCAGCAGCCGGCCCAGAGGATCACCGCCCGCGGCCCGGGGCACATGGTGCACCTGGACGTGAAGAAAATCGGGCGCATCCCTGACGGGGGCGGCTGGCGTGCGCACGGACGGGACTCCGAGAACGCGCGAGCAGCCAAGCGCGGGCCTGACCGACGGGTCGGCTACACCTACCTGCACTCGGCGATCGACGGGTACACCCGCCTGGCCTACACCGAGGCGTTGGAGGACGAGAAGGCGGTGACCACGATCGGGTTCTTCTGCCGGGCGAGGGCGTTCTTCGCCGCCCACGGGATCCGGATCGACAGGGTGATCACGGACAACGGCAACAACTACCGGGCCGTGGACTTCACCCGGAAGGTGGTCTCGCTCGGGGGCCGGCACCACCGGATCCGCCCCTACACCCCGCGTCACAACGTGAAGGTCGAACGGTACAACCGGCTGATGGTGGACGAGGTCCTCTACGCCCGCCCGTACTCCTCAGAGCAAGCTCGGCGTGAGGCCCTGGCGGTGTGGGTGAACCACTACAACTACCATCGGCCTCATACCTCCTGCGGAGACGCCCCTCCGGCCTCGTTGGCCCCGGCCCGAGTCAACAACGTCATGACCTCTTACAGCTAG
- a CDS encoding IS5 family transposase (programmed frameshift), translating to MSRFQMLSDAQWELIAPMLPTRTGRAGRPFADARTMVEAIIYRYRCGIAWRDLPEVYGPWQTVWTWHRRLAEKGTWDTVLATLTAAADAEGLIDWSVSVDSTIARAHQHATNITRHTGGGSNYKNPREEPADHGIGRSRGGLSTKIHQLVDGTGLPLVSLITPGQAGDSPMLLPLLEQLRVPRPVGRPRTRPEAVLGDKAYSSRAIRTHLRARGIKAVIPEPADQQGHRRRRGARGGRPVSLDADAYKGRNVIERQYAHLKQWRGLATRYDKYAIIYRAAVVLNAVLAWSKRLSDMP from the exons ATGTCCCGGTTCCAGATGCTCTCCGACGCCCAATGGGAGTTGATCGCCCCGATGCTCCCGACCCGGACCGGCCGCGCCGGCAGGCCGTTCGCCGACGCCCGCACCATGGTGGAGGCGATCATCTACCGGTACCGGTGCGGAATCGCTTGGAGGGATCTGCCCGAGGTCTACGGGCCCTGGCAGACCGTGTGGACCTGGCATCGGCGCTTGGCCGAAAAAGGCACATGGGACACGGTGCTGGCCACGCTGACCGCCGCCGCTGACGCCGAAGGCCTGATCGATTGGTCGGTCTCGGTGGACTCCACGATCGCCCGCGCCCACCAGCACGCGACGAACATCACCCGCCACACAGGGGGA GGATCGAACTACAAGAATCCGCGTGAGGAGCCGGCCGATCACGGCATCGGGCGCTCCCGTGGCGGGCTGAGCACGAAGATCCATCAGCTCGTCGATGGGACCGGGCTGCCGCTGGTCAGCCTGATCACCCCCGGCCAGGCAGGGGACTCCCCGATGCTGCTTCCTCTTCTGGAGCAGCTGCGCGTGCCCCGGCCAGTAGGGCGGCCCCGGACCCGCCCCGAGGCCGTGCTGGGCGATAAGGCGTACTCCTCCCGGGCGATCCGCACCCACCTACGTGCCCGTGGGATCAAAGCGGTCATCCCCGAACCGGCCGACCAGCAGGGCCACCGCAGACGGCGCGGTGCCCGCGGCGGGCGCCCCGTCAGCCTCGACGCGGACGCCTACAAGGGCCGCAACGTCATCGAGCGTCAGTACGCTCACCTGAAGCAGTGGCGGGGTCTGGCGACCCGGTATGACAAGTACGCGATCATCTACAGGGCCGCTGTGGTCCTGAATGCTGTGCTCGCGTGGTCAAAACGATTGTCAGACATGCCCTAG
- a CDS encoding site-specific DNA-methyltransferase produces MSRLTDLLAQARKADPQLAADLEAEFRQLTGRSQFGLVFERHQPEAVELPGRPVRRGDTVRVLPPRGSLTIGDTRHWVVTDIERTPDGKQAHLTEADVDPEVREPATSTAALEDLVVVARFEDPIYPGLVETGRVENGGDKPFHTVINAENYHALEMLTYTHRHKVDCIYIDPPYNTGAKDWKYNNDYVEGDDDYRHSKWLSFMERRLKVAKDLLNPQDSVLIVTIDEKEYLRLGMLLEQTFPEARIQMVSIQINPANVARRGAFGRSDEYAYFVMLGECAPMRVPLGDGWVSMKGRTFTGRVRWDLLRRSGTNANRVDRPNLFYPLEIDPNVGAVVGVGASIPLDADHLDVAVPEGRVLLWPIRKDGTHGNWQLSQARLVEHLEQGRVRLGGSLQKGFVAYYIKGGEYAKVLNGTYPIQGRDHDGSLITGESIEVTNRAIPGTQWRIAAHDSTQYGSRLLKNLLPDRAFPFPKSLYAVEDCIKFFVAEKPGAVILDFFSGSGTTAHAVMRLNKQDGGRRQCISVTNNEVSAEEQKGLWKKGLRPGDAEWEQWGICDYVTKPRVTAAIIGRTPAGDPIKGEYKFTDEFPMAEGFEENAAFFTLTYEAPRQVRRNRAFARVAPMLWLKAGSRGRIISSLPEQGWDVAQAYGVLEDMDHAPEFLAALEADPQVRVAFIVTDSEAAFQSVARQLPGHTTPVRLYESYLHNFQINRRA; encoded by the coding sequence GTGTCTCGACTGACTGACCTGCTCGCCCAGGCCCGCAAGGCCGACCCGCAGCTGGCCGCAGACCTGGAAGCTGAGTTCCGTCAGCTCACCGGGCGCAGCCAGTTCGGTCTCGTGTTCGAGCGCCATCAGCCCGAGGCCGTGGAGCTGCCCGGCCGACCCGTGCGCCGTGGGGACACCGTCCGGGTGCTGCCCCCGCGCGGGAGCCTCACCATCGGGGACACCCGACACTGGGTCGTCACCGACATCGAACGCACCCCAGACGGCAAGCAAGCCCACCTGACCGAAGCAGACGTCGACCCCGAGGTCCGCGAGCCGGCCACCTCAACAGCAGCACTCGAGGACCTGGTGGTCGTCGCCCGCTTCGAGGACCCGATCTACCCGGGCCTGGTCGAGACAGGCCGCGTCGAGAACGGCGGGGACAAACCGTTCCACACGGTCATCAACGCCGAGAACTACCACGCCCTCGAAATGCTCACATACACCCACCGCCACAAGGTGGACTGCATCTACATCGACCCGCCCTACAACACGGGCGCCAAGGACTGGAAGTACAACAACGACTACGTCGAGGGCGACGACGACTACCGTCACTCCAAGTGGCTTTCCTTCATGGAGCGTCGTCTCAAGGTCGCCAAGGACCTTCTCAACCCCCAGGACTCCGTCCTCATTGTCACCATTGACGAGAAAGAGTACCTGCGTCTCGGAATGCTCCTGGAGCAGACCTTCCCAGAAGCGCGGATTCAGATGGTGAGCATCCAGATCAACCCTGCGAATGTGGCTCGCAGGGGGGCGTTTGGGCGAAGCGATGAGTACGCATACTTTGTGATGCTCGGCGAGTGTGCTCCCATGCGTGTCCCCCTTGGTGATGGGTGGGTTTCCATGAAGGGGCGGACCTTCACTGGCCGGGTCAGGTGGGACCTCCTGCGAAGGTCTGGAACGAATGCCAATCGCGTTGATCGGCCGAACCTCTTCTACCCCCTGGAAATCGACCCTAACGTTGGTGCTGTGGTGGGGGTGGGTGCGAGTATCCCGTTGGACGCAGACCATCTCGACGTCGCGGTACCGGAAGGGCGTGTCCTTCTCTGGCCGATTCGGAAGGATGGCACCCACGGAAACTGGCAACTTTCCCAGGCCAGACTGGTTGAACATCTGGAGCAAGGGCGGGTTCGCCTTGGAGGTTCTCTCCAGAAGGGATTCGTCGCCTATTACATCAAGGGCGGAGAGTACGCAAAGGTCCTGAATGGGACCTATCCCATTCAGGGACGGGATCACGATGGGTCTCTCATCACAGGTGAGTCAATTGAAGTGACCAACCGCGCAATCCCTGGGACCCAGTGGCGCATCGCCGCACACGACAGCACCCAGTATGGCTCCCGCCTGCTCAAGAACCTCTTGCCGGACAGGGCATTTCCTTTCCCCAAGTCTCTCTATGCGGTCGAGGACTGCATCAAGTTCTTCGTCGCGGAGAAGCCCGGGGCGGTCATTCTCGACTTCTTCTCCGGCTCCGGAACCACTGCACATGCCGTCATGCGTCTGAACAAGCAGGACGGCGGGCGTCGTCAGTGCATCTCCGTGACGAACAACGAGGTGTCCGCCGAGGAGCAGAAGGGCCTGTGGAAGAAGGGGCTTCGTCCCGGGGATGCGGAGTGGGAGCAGTGGGGCATCTGCGACTACGTCACCAAGCCCCGCGTGACCGCTGCGATCATCGGTAGGACTCCGGCCGGGGACCCGATCAAGGGCGAGTACAAGTTCACTGACGAGTTCCCCATGGCCGAGGGCTTCGAGGAGAACGCGGCGTTCTTCACTCTGACCTATGAGGCGCCCCGGCAGGTGCGTCGCAACCGTGCCTTCGCTCGGGTCGCGCCGATGCTCTGGCTCAAGGCCGGCTCTCGCGGTCGGATCATCTCCAGCCTTCCGGAACAAGGCTGGGATGTGGCTCAGGCTTACGGGGTGCTCGAGGACATGGACCACGCCCCCGAGTTCTTGGCCGCCCTGGAGGCTGACCCCCAGGTGAGGGTGGCGTTCATCGTGACCGACTCCGAGGCGGCCTTCCAGTCCGTGGCCCGGCAGCTGCCTGGACACACCACGCCGGTGCGCCTGTACGAGTCCTACCTGCACAACTTCCAGATCAACCGGAGGGCCTGA